In one Megalobrama amblycephala isolate DHTTF-2021 unplaced genomic scaffold, ASM1881202v1 scaffold492, whole genome shotgun sequence genomic region, the following are encoded:
- the LOC125261811 gene encoding carbohydrate sulfotransferase 2-like, with protein sequence MRSNQFLQLQLSALGEKNGVYDRNLKTYRNHPTKIVTQPGIVMKVLRRKRIVLFIAYFLLLVLTMLNLANYRWTKEPQQCNLQMRSTPYQGRSDIRFLYRPSLAKKRQLVYVLTTWRSGSSFFGELFNQHPEVFFLYEPMWHIWQKLYPGDAVSLQGAARDMLSSLYRCDLSVFQLYNSPGSKNFTSLGLFGATLNKVICSYPLCSAYRKEVVGMVDDKVCKKCPPQSLQLLEEECLKYNTIVIKGVRVLDVNVLAPLMEDPSLDLKVIHLVRDPRAVANSRIKSRHGLIRENLQVVRSRDPKLRRIPFVDPGHKISKKDGADYHSVGAMEVICDRTYRSLRTALNPPDWLKGKYLAVRYEDLVDNPVKTLRNVYKFANLSANLDIESFALNMTNGTSSSSKPFIVSARNATQAASAWRTVLSIQQIKQVEEYCHHAMAILGYERVRTAGEAKDLSKSLLTASKL encoded by the coding sequence ATGAGAAGCAACCAGTTCCTACAACTTCAGTTGTCTGCACTAGGGGAAAAGAATGGTGTTTATGACCGAAATCTCAAAACATATCGGAATCATCCCACGAAAATAGTCACCCAGCCTGGAATCGTAATGAAAGTGTTGCGGAGGAAGAGAATTGTACTGTTTATAGCGTATTTTCTGCTGTTAGTTCTCACCATGCTGAACTTGGCTAACTACAGATGGACTAAAGAACCTCAACAGTGTAATCTCCAGATGAGAAGCACTCCGTATCAGGGAAGGTCAGATATCCGATTCCTTTACAGACCATCCCTTGCTAAGAAGAGACAGCTCGTCTATGTTTTGACCACATGGAGGTCCGGTTCATCATTTTTTGGAGAGCTGTTTAATCAACATCCAGAGGTTTTCTTCCTGTATGAACCTATGTGGCACATCTGGCAGAAGCTGTACCCGGGTGATGCCGTGTCCTTACAGGGAGCAGCGAGGGACATGCTGAGCTCGCTGTACCGCTGCGACCTTTCAGTTTTTCAGCTGTACAACAGCCCTGGGAGCAAAAACTTCACCTCCCTCGGACTTTTCGGGGCCACGCTTAATAAAGTCATCTGCTCGTATCCTCTTTGCTCAGCTTATAGAAAAGAAGTCGTCGGGATGGTGGATGACAAAGTGTGCAAAAAATGTCCTCCGCAAAGCCTCCAGCTCTTAGAGGAAGAATGCTTGAAGTACAACACTATAGTCATAAAGGGGGTTCGGGTTTTGGACGTCAACGTTTTGGCGCCTCTTATGGAGGATCCGTCTTTGGATCTGAAGGTGATTCATCTTGTGCGAGATCCCAGAGCCGTGGCCAACTCCAGGATCAAATCCAGGCACGGGCTGATTCGTGAGAACTTGCAGGTGGTCCGAAGCAGGGATCCCAAACTCCGTCGGATACCCTTTGTGGATCCCGGTCACAAAATTAGCAAAAAAGATGGCGCAGATTACCATTCGGTTGGGGCTATGGAGGTCATATGCGACCGGACGTACAGGAGCCTGAGGACCGCCTTAAATCCGCCCGACTGGCTGAAAGGGAAATACCTGGCGGTACGCTACGAAGATCTGGTGGATAACCCTGTCAAAACACTCCGGAATGTTTATAAATTTGCCAATCTCAGTGCCAACCTTGACATTGAGTCTTTTGCTCTTAACATGACGAATGGCACAAGCTCTTCCTCAAAGCCATTTATCGTGTCGGCCAGGAACGCGACACAAGCGGCCAGTGCGTGGAGAACAGTGTTGAGTATTCAACAGATAAAACAAGTAGAGGAGTACTGCCATCATGCGATGGCCATCCTGGGTTATGAACGTGTAAGAACAGCTGGAGAAGCAAAAGACCTGAGTAAATCTTTATTGACTGCCTCTAAACTGTGA